A stretch of Acetobacteroides hydrogenigenes DNA encodes these proteins:
- a CDS encoding LytR/AlgR family response regulator transcription factor: MVDIQKPIPNYITNKGNIVRLIFFTAAFALVFINIYSPFGVETWYNVTPLELFFYSSLVILTGVLVVVISRVLMYQISKKRTLLLWQYLLWILAEIIFMSLFYTLYESVILHEKRNFIDLATISVQNTALIILLPYSVLWLYFSWKENKDKLEALIQGETSFDASKLVAFHDEKGVLRLSLKTENLIYIEAADNYVNIHYFNKGKVSKFMLRNSLKRLEEMFANSEMVRCHRSYIVNFEKVRIIRKDKDGLRLELDIPNAQDIPVSKSYVESVMDTFGKYCR, from the coding sequence ATGGTAGACATTCAAAAACCAATACCAAACTACATTACCAACAAAGGGAATATTGTCAGACTGATATTCTTTACCGCTGCATTTGCCCTTGTATTCATCAATATTTACTCCCCTTTTGGAGTAGAAACATGGTATAATGTAACCCCCTTAGAACTATTCTTCTATTCTAGCCTAGTAATTCTAACAGGAGTGCTAGTTGTGGTTATAAGTAGGGTTTTAATGTACCAGATAAGCAAAAAAAGAACGCTTTTACTTTGGCAATACCTACTTTGGATTCTAGCTGAGATTATTTTTATGTCTCTATTCTATACGCTTTACGAGTCTGTAATCCTTCACGAAAAGCGCAATTTTATAGATTTAGCCACAATCTCTGTTCAAAACACAGCTCTTATTATATTACTGCCCTATTCGGTGCTATGGCTTTACTTCTCGTGGAAAGAGAACAAGGACAAACTAGAAGCGCTTATTCAGGGAGAGACCTCTTTTGATGCCTCAAAATTGGTTGCCTTTCACGACGAAAAAGGCGTGCTAAGGCTATCTCTAAAAACAGAAAATCTCATCTATATAGAAGCTGCCGATAACTACGTAAACATCCACTACTTTAATAAGGGTAAGGTTTCGAAATTTATGCTTCGTAACTCTCTAAAAAGGTTGGAGGAAATGTTTGCCAACTCCGAAATGGTGCGCTGCCACCGTTCCTACATCGTAAACTTCGAAAAGGTTAGAATTATCCGAAAGGATAAGGATGGCCTCAGGCTTGAACTTGACATTCCTAATGCTCAAGACATCCCTGTATCAAAATCGTACGTCGAAAGCGTGATGGATACTTTCGGGAAATACTGCCGCTAA
- a CDS encoding class I SAM-dependent methyltransferase, with protein sequence MNDFNSRAAEWDTPQRVKLAQRVAAAIEGVVALNPSMDAMEYGCGTGLVGLPLIDKVGTITFVDTSEGMLEVLSSKIGKEQQGKAKVCNVDLSVGASFDGSFDLIFSSMTLHHISDYAAIISRFSRLLKPQGKLAIIDLVSEDGSFHGEGFDGHKGFDLAQLTQAIEASGLTVIHLNVFMEIKRDNGLNYPLFIIVGEN encoded by the coding sequence ATGAACGATTTTAATTCAAGAGCAGCCGAATGGGATACACCTCAGAGGGTAAAACTAGCGCAGCGTGTTGCTGCTGCCATCGAAGGTGTTGTGGCGCTGAATCCCTCGATGGATGCAATGGAATATGGATGTGGAACTGGCTTGGTCGGTTTGCCGCTAATCGATAAGGTTGGGACAATAACATTTGTAGATACTTCTGAGGGAATGCTGGAGGTGCTTTCCTCAAAAATTGGAAAGGAACAACAGGGGAAAGCAAAGGTTTGTAACGTAGATCTTTCAGTAGGTGCTTCTTTTGATGGATCTTTCGATCTTATATTTTCGTCAATGACCTTGCATCACATTTCCGATTATGCCGCTATTATATCCCGCTTTTCCAGACTCCTTAAACCTCAAGGTAAGTTGGCAATAATCGATCTGGTTTCCGAGGACGGCTCTTTCCATGGCGAAGGTTTCGACGGTCACAAAGGCTTTGACCTCGCTCAGTTAACTCAAGCAATTGAAGCCTCAGGCTTAACGGTAATCCATTTGAATGTGTTTATGGAAATAAAGAGGGACAACGGACTAAACTATCCACTATTCATTATAGTTGGAGAGAATTAA
- a CDS encoding HdeD family acid-resistance protein: MKLLPQKRLVKAVKNWWIHIFVGLTFIGFGLETHQTPEASFFSLYLLFAIILIAEGTAQLYYAISNSKLLAGWGWYLSNGAFDLIVGLILISRNIISAELLPYFVGLWLIFKGINGVSFSIDLKEYGLKVWWWMLAFFIAAAVLGIFVVINPVVGIANLVTLTSYAFILLGLVMVGSALHIRQLHKLPQKILSKLAKV; the protein is encoded by the coding sequence ATGAAGTTACTCCCACAAAAAAGGCTCGTGAAGGCAGTGAAAAATTGGTGGATACACATATTTGTAGGGTTAACCTTTATTGGTTTTGGTTTAGAGACCCACCAAACACCCGAGGCCTCGTTCTTTTCGCTTTACCTTTTATTTGCCATAATTCTTATTGCCGAAGGCACCGCACAACTCTACTATGCCATAAGTAATAGCAAACTGCTAGCCGGCTGGGGATGGTACCTATCAAATGGGGCTTTCGACCTTATTGTAGGTCTAATCTTGATTTCTCGGAATATCATTTCTGCCGAATTACTCCCCTATTTTGTTGGGCTCTGGCTTATATTTAAAGGCATAAACGGAGTTAGCTTTTCCATCGACCTAAAAGAATACGGGCTAAAAGTTTGGTGGTGGATGCTCGCATTTTTTATTGCAGCTGCCGTTCTAGGAATCTTTGTTGTGATTAATCCCGTTGTGGGGATAGCAAACTTAGTAACACTAACCTCCTACGCTTTTATTTTACTCGGATTGGTAATGGTTGGCTCAGCCTTACACATCAGGCAGCTACACAAGCTACCCCAAAAGATTCTGAGCAAACTTGCCAAGGTATAG
- a CDS encoding ferredoxin--NADP reductase, whose amino-acid sequence MGKCSCKSNAAADTIIEVKSCGCKSKNKKKPLLLVSNPIDAMQITKLISETIEVNVEEIEKQHQVVRVDELPNATYILRLEKKDVTFRSGQYFSLNIPGDIQARHYSIYSGENNETLDFLIKEVDDGIVSVKLHHLKPGDKVLIEGPWGHFRVKPNDVESKKFLFIASGTGISPFHSFIKSHPNLDYKLIHGVRNGSDRYEMEEYPKERYVACTSRDKSGDFYGRVTDYLKANPVEQGTLCYLCGNNQMIEDAISILQSQGIKGSDIYTEIFF is encoded by the coding sequence ATGGGTAAATGCTCATGTAAATCGAATGCAGCCGCCGATACCATTATTGAAGTAAAGAGCTGCGGATGTAAAAGTAAAAACAAGAAAAAGCCATTACTACTCGTAAGCAACCCAATAGATGCAATGCAAATCACCAAACTGATAAGTGAAACTATTGAAGTAAATGTAGAGGAGATAGAAAAGCAGCATCAGGTGGTAAGGGTAGATGAACTACCTAATGCAACCTACATTCTAAGGCTCGAAAAGAAGGACGTAACATTTAGAAGTGGACAATATTTTTCGCTTAACATTCCGGGCGATATTCAGGCTCGCCACTACTCCATTTACAGTGGAGAAAACAACGAAACGCTAGACTTTCTTATAAAGGAGGTTGATGACGGAATAGTATCCGTTAAGCTACATCATCTTAAACCCGGTGATAAGGTGCTTATTGAAGGACCTTGGGGCCACTTTAGGGTAAAACCTAACGACGTTGAATCTAAGAAGTTCCTTTTCATAGCATCGGGAACTGGAATATCGCCATTCCATAGCTTCATCAAGTCGCATCCGAACCTCGATTATAAGCTAATTCACGGGGTAAGAAACGGGAGCGACAGGTATGAGATGGAAGAATATCCAAAAGAAAGGTATGTTGCCTGTACCTCGCGTGACAAATCGGGAGATTTTTATGGAAGAGTCACCGATTACCTTAAAGCCAACCCAGTTGAGCAAGGTACGCTCTGCTACCTCTGCGGAAATAATCAGATGATTGAGGATGCTATTTCCATTCTTCAGTCGCAAGGAATAAAAGGTAGCGACATCTATACGGAAATATTCTTTTAG
- a CDS encoding prephenate dehydratase → MTLEYESPLRVAIQGVRGAFHEIAARETLGNDIIPVECLTFRELVAATESEKVDAALMAIENSVAGGILPNYALLRNSELQIVGEVYLRIVQNLLALPGETLESIKEVESHPMAIQQCTDFLGEHPEWKIIESEDTALSARKISEGEIRGKAAIGSSLAAELFGLNILAPEIESNKENYTRFLILTKKDGKIRNTTSNKASICFSAKHEPGALAAILKDIADCGVDLTMLHSLPKVGAKWEYIFHADLVYDSYMQYLQAVKTLNETATYFKVLGEYQAGSEIF, encoded by the coding sequence ATGACACTAGAGTACGAATCGCCATTGAGAGTAGCCATACAGGGAGTAAGAGGAGCTTTCCACGAGATTGCCGCAAGAGAAACCCTTGGTAACGATATCATCCCTGTAGAGTGCCTAACATTCCGCGAGCTGGTTGCTGCAACCGAATCGGAAAAGGTTGATGCCGCTCTTATGGCCATCGAAAACTCCGTTGCAGGAGGTATCCTTCCAAACTACGCGCTGCTCCGCAACTCGGAGCTACAGATTGTTGGCGAGGTTTACCTGCGCATCGTACAGAACTTGCTAGCCCTACCGGGCGAAACCTTAGAGTCCATAAAAGAGGTGGAATCGCACCCCATGGCCATACAGCAGTGTACCGATTTCTTGGGAGAGCATCCCGAGTGGAAGATCATCGAGTCGGAAGATACCGCCCTTAGCGCACGTAAGATATCGGAGGGTGAAATCAGAGGGAAGGCGGCCATTGGCTCGTCGCTGGCTGCCGAGCTGTTCGGGCTTAACATCCTTGCTCCCGAAATAGAATCGAACAAGGAGAACTACACCCGTTTCCTCATCCTTACAAAAAAGGATGGAAAGATACGCAACACCACCTCCAACAAGGCAAGCATCTGCTTTTCGGCCAAGCACGAGCCTGGTGCGCTGGCAGCCATCCTCAAGGACATTGCCGACTGCGGCGTAGACCTTACCATGCTCCACTCGCTCCCCAAGGTTGGGGCAAAGTGGGAGTACATCTTCCATGCCGACCTTGTGTACGATAGCTACATGCAGTACCTACAGGCCGTTAAGACGCTCAACGAAACAGCCACCTACTTTAAGGTGCTGGGCGAATACCAAGCTGGATCAGAAATATTTTAA
- a CDS encoding pyridoxal phosphate-dependent aminotransferase codes for MHVKPSSRIGKVSEYYFSKKLKEIDQMRANGTKVINLGIGNPDLQPSTAMVEGVCETSRKSGVHGYQSYIGSPILRQAFADFYHRYYGVTLNPANEILPLTGSKEGIMHISMAFLDEGDEVLVPNPGYPTYTSATKLAGGIPVEYNLTEENGFHPNFEEIEQRDLSKVKIMWVNYPHMPTGAKATRELFEQLVAFGRKHQILICHDNPYSFILNKEPLSLMAVEGAKEVALELNSLSKSHNMAGWRVGMLAGSAEHLSAVLTFKSNMDSGMALPIQMAAAAALSADQDWFDSINAEYAKRLVLAEDIARKIGCKLPKEHSGMFLWIKIPDSVESAEAMADKILYQKGIFITPGSIFGSNGSRFLRISLCADKATLKEAADILSTYKLEE; via the coding sequence ATGCACGTAAAACCATCGAGTAGAATTGGGAAGGTAAGCGAGTACTACTTCTCGAAGAAGCTAAAGGAGATTGACCAGATGAGGGCCAACGGCACGAAGGTCATCAACCTAGGCATTGGCAACCCCGACCTGCAGCCATCGACCGCAATGGTTGAGGGCGTTTGTGAAACCAGCCGAAAGAGCGGTGTTCACGGCTACCAGAGCTACATTGGCAGCCCCATTCTTCGCCAGGCTTTTGCCGATTTCTACCACCGATATTACGGCGTGACGCTAAACCCAGCCAACGAGATTCTTCCACTAACGGGATCGAAGGAGGGCATCATGCACATCTCCATGGCCTTCCTCGACGAGGGCGATGAGGTGCTGGTTCCCAACCCTGGCTACCCCACCTACACCTCGGCAACCAAGCTGGCAGGCGGTATCCCGGTGGAGTACAACCTTACCGAGGAGAACGGGTTTCACCCCAACTTCGAGGAGATAGAGCAGCGCGATCTTTCAAAAGTAAAGATAATGTGGGTGAACTACCCCCACATGCCAACGGGCGCAAAGGCTACGAGGGAGCTGTTCGAGCAGCTGGTGGCGTTCGGCAGAAAGCACCAAATCCTCATCTGCCACGACAACCCCTACAGCTTCATCCTAAACAAGGAGCCGCTAAGCCTGATGGCCGTTGAAGGAGCCAAAGAGGTGGCGCTGGAGCTCAACTCGCTGAGCAAGTCGCACAACATGGCCGGATGGCGCGTGGGGATGCTGGCTGGCAGCGCCGAGCACCTCAGCGCGGTGCTCACCTTTAAGAGCAACATGGACTCGGGGATGGCCCTACCCATACAGATGGCCGCTGCTGCTGCACTGAGCGCCGATCAGGATTGGTTCGACAGCATCAATGCCGAGTACGCCAAAAGGCTGGTGCTAGCCGAGGATATTGCCCGAAAGATAGGCTGCAAGCTGCCCAAGGAACATTCGGGGATGTTTCTCTGGATAAAAATCCCCGACAGCGTGGAGAGCGCCGAGGCGATGGCCGACAAGATCCTCTACCAAAAGGGCATCTTCATCACGCCGGGGTCGATCTTCGGATCGAACGGCAGCCGATTCCT